The Anaeromusa acidaminophila DSM 3853 genome window below encodes:
- a CDS encoding class I SAM-dependent methyltransferase, translating into MQLETLRQEWKADGDWKKTQEFWDLRAAEFAGKERDSSRMRSTLAYLEGKGVLGAGTAVLDVGCGPGAYALAFARRGASVVGTDISGNMLRHARNRAEEEGLLGKTDFVQAVWETVDLEAQGWQGAFDLTFASMCPGISNVDALLALCRASRKACFLTTFARRRDVVREQLGRQFFGDSYQAPWGKTLSYTVATLFAAGYYPEVTYQQENWQWELSLDEAVRTYTPFFKEVCSSEEELASRLRASLAALARDGSVEERSESLTARVYWRVDEK; encoded by the coding sequence ATGCAGCTGGAGACCTTGCGGCAAGAGTGGAAGGCGGACGGAGATTGGAAAAAGACCCAAGAATTTTGGGATTTGCGGGCGGCGGAATTTGCGGGGAAGGAGCGCGACAGCAGTCGGATGCGTTCTACCCTAGCCTATTTGGAAGGGAAAGGCGTGTTGGGCGCTGGGACTGCCGTACTTGACGTTGGCTGCGGTCCGGGTGCGTATGCCTTAGCGTTTGCCAGACGCGGCGCCAGCGTGGTAGGGACGGACATTTCCGGCAATATGCTGCGCCATGCCAGGAATCGTGCCGAGGAAGAAGGATTGTTGGGGAAAACCGACTTTGTACAGGCCGTTTGGGAAACGGTTGATTTGGAAGCGCAAGGCTGGCAAGGCGCTTTTGATCTGACCTTTGCTTCGATGTGTCCGGGGATCAGCAATGTGGATGCGCTGCTAGCTCTGTGCCGCGCCAGTCGCAAAGCGTGTTTTTTAACAACCTTTGCCCGGCGGCGCGATGTCGTTCGCGAACAGCTGGGTCGGCAGTTTTTCGGCGATTCCTACCAAGCGCCCTGGGGGAAAACGCTTTCCTATACCGTGGCGACATTGTTTGCCGCCGGTTATTACCCGGAAGTAACCTACCAGCAAGAAAACTGGCAGTGGGAACTGTCGTTAGACGAGGCGGTCCGGACGTATACGCCGTTTTTTAAGGAGGTGTGTTCGTCAGAAGAGGAGCTGGCATCCAGGCTGCGGGCAAGCTTAGCGGCGTTGGCGCGCGATGGCAGCGTGGAAGAACGCTCCGAGTCGTTGACTGCGAGAGTATATTGGCGAGTGGACGAAAAATGA